ACCAATAATTTGATCTTCAAATCCTGGAATAAATGCACCAGAACCGATTTGTAATGGATACTTCTCAGCTTTTCCACCTTCAAATGCAACACCATCAACAAAACCTTCAAAATCGATTACTGCGAAGTCACCTTCTTTAACCATTCTTTTTCTTTTGATTTTTTCTAATGGTGCAGATTGTTTTGCAATTTCTTCTAATCTAGCTTCTACTTCTTTTGCATCAGCTTCTTTTTTCTCAACTGCAGGAACTAATGATTTATAATCACCTAAATCTACATTTGGTTTGCAAGCAACTTTGATTTCAACTTCAATTGAACCATCTTCTTTTTTGTCATATTTACCAAAAGTTGGCTCACCAATTAAATCTTCATTTGCAATTTTTAATTCAGCTAGTGCATCAACTAAAACACCTCTAACTGCTTCACCCTCTGCATCTTCTGTTAATTTATCTGCATATCTTTGCTTAACTACTCTTACAGGTACTTTACCTTTTCTAAAACCTTGAATATCCATAGTTCTAGCAGCTTGTTGAGCTACTTTATCTATATTTTTTTCAATTGTTTCTTTAGAGATTGTTGAAGTGATAACTGCATTAGCTTCGTCAACTCTGTTTGCGTTAAATTCCATTAAATCTACTCCGATTATTTTAATTTTAGTCGTGATTTTATCTAAAAGTTACTAAGTATTATATAAAATATAAAAACTAAGATTTTATGAGGATTTTTTATTGCAATTTTTATATCCAAATGTACTTTTTTTTATGTTAATTCCAATTATTATTTTAATGTTTTTGATTACCACAAATAGAGATAAGTTTCAAAAATATTTTGATAAAGAGGCATTGGCAAAACTATCTGTTAAAAATAAATATATGACTAAGACAACAAGAAATATTCTATTTTTTATAGCTTTAATTCTTATGACTATCTCTTTAGCAAGGCCTGTTTTTGATGAAAAAGAGCATAAACTTACTCAAGAAACCGTCTCTTTTGTAATTGCACTTGATGTTTCTAAATCAATGCTTGCTACAGATATTTTTCCTAATAGACTTACTTTTGGAAAGAAAAAAATTCTTGAAATAATTGATTATGCAAAACAAAACTCTATAGCTGTAATTTTATTTGCTAAATCCTCTTTTATCCTTTCCCCTATTACAGAGGATTTTAACTCTTTAAAAATACTTGTAAATAGACTTGATACTGGTTTAAACTTTGATAATGGTTCAAATATCTTTTCTACTTTGGAAGTTAGTAAAAAGCTATTAAAAGATTATAAAGACAAAAACTTAATCTTAATAACAGATGGAGGAAACAATTCTACTTATGAAAAAGAGATAAATTTTGCAAAAGAGAATAAAATAAAAATCTATACTCTTGCTCTTGCAACAGATACACCAACTCCTATCAAACTTGAAAATGGTAGTTTTCTTACAAAAGAGGATGGTTCTATTGTTACTGTGAAATTAAATGAAGATATAAAAAATTTAAGTCTAAATACAAATGGAGCATTTATTAACTTTTCAACAACTAATAAGGATATAAAACAGCTAATAGATGAAATAAATATCTCTTCTCAAAAAGAGAAAAAAGAATCAAAAAACTATAAAACATATACTGAATTATTCTATTATCCACTGGCTTTAGCTCTTTTTGTTTTATTAATTGCTTTTTCTTCAAGACCAGACTTTTTTAGAAAGAGTAAAAATCTTGTAATAATATTCTTAGCTATATTTCTATCAAACAATCAAGCAAACGCTTTTGAGTTTGATTTTAAGACTATAGATAAAGCAAATAAACATTATGAAAAACAAGAGTATGAAAAAGCTTCAAAAGAGTTCCAAAAAGTTATTAAAACACCTGAATCACACTACAACCTTGCAAACTCTTTATATAAAGAAAAAGAGTACAAAAAAGCTTTAATGCACTATAAAAACATAGTAACTTCAAATCAAGAACTAGAGTATAAAAAACTTCATAATATGGGTAATAGTTATGTTAAATTAAATGATTTAGAAAATGCAAAAAGAGTTTATGAAAAAGCTTTAAAAATAAAAGAGGACAAAGAGACAAAAGAGAATCTTGAAGAGGTTTTAAAAGCAATGAAACAAAACCAACAAAATAACCAACAGCAACAGCAAAATCAAAACCAAGATAACGAAAAACAAAAAGAGAGAGACAAACAAAAAGAAGAGTCTAAAAATCAAAAAAATAATAAAGAAAATGAACAAAAACAAGAAAAGAAAAATAATAACTCTAACTCAGAAGAAAAGAAGATAAAACAAAATGAAGAGATAAGTGAAGCCGAAGAACAAAAATGGCTAAATAAACTAGACTCAAAAGAGGTTCCAGTTATGCTTAAAAAGTTTGATTCCAAAGAGCGAAGTGAAGAGACTTCAACTCCTTGGTAGCAGATTACTAGTAATCTGCTGTTTTTCTCATTTGCATTAACTCTTTTTGAACAGAGATATTAATAGTTTCATCTGGGTCAAAATTTAAGGCATAGTTTCTTCCATCATAATCAACAGAATTTAAGATGATTTTCATAGCTTCTAATCTTGCTTTATGTTTATCATCACTTCTTACAATATGCCAAGGTGCAGCTCTTGAAGATGTTCTCCTAAGCATTTCAT
This sequence is a window from Halarcobacter bivalviorum. Protein-coding genes within it:
- a CDS encoding VWA domain-containing protein; the protein is MQFLYPNVLFFMLIPIIILMFLITTNRDKFQKYFDKEALAKLSVKNKYMTKTTRNILFFIALILMTISLARPVFDEKEHKLTQETVSFVIALDVSKSMLATDIFPNRLTFGKKKILEIIDYAKQNSIAVILFAKSSFILSPITEDFNSLKILVNRLDTGLNFDNGSNIFSTLEVSKKLLKDYKDKNLILITDGGNNSTYEKEINFAKENKIKIYTLALATDTPTPIKLENGSFLTKEDGSIVTVKLNEDIKNLSLNTNGAFINFSTTNKDIKQLIDEINISSQKEKKESKNYKTYTELFYYPLALALFVLLIAFSSRPDFFRKSKNLVIIFLAIFLSNNQANAFEFDFKTIDKANKHYEKQEYEKASKEFQKVIKTPESHYNLANSLYKEKEYKKALMHYKNIVTSNQELEYKKLHNMGNSYVKLNDLENAKRVYEKALKIKEDKETKENLEEVLKAMKQNQQNNQQQQQNQNQDNEKQKERDKQKEESKNQKNNKENEQKQEKKNNNSNSEEKKIKQNEEISEAEEQKWLNKLDSKEVPVMLKKFDSKERSEETSTPW